The following coding sequences are from one Streptomyces angustmyceticus window:
- the ligA gene encoding NAD-dependent DNA ligase LigA translates to MAGEQHAAASEVPAAAREKHAQLAEQVEEHRFRYYVKDAPVVSDAEFDRLLRSLEALEDEHPELRTPDSPTQKVAGAYATEFTEVEHRERMLSLDNAFDDEELAAWAERIAGELGGAPASAGYHFLCELKVDGLAVNLTYEQGRLTRAATRGDGRTGEDITPNVRTIAEIPHRLRGDRIPDLVEVRGEVYFPMEKFLELNERLVAEGKPPFANPRNAAAGSLRQKDPKVTAGRPLHMVVHGVGAREGLEIDRQSAAYDLLKAWGLPTAAHNRVVDSLEAVRAFIGHYGDAETRRTAVEHEIDGVVVKLDEIRLQGRLGSTSRAPRWAIAWKYPPEEVNTKLVDIRVGVGRTGRVTPYAVVEPVTVAGSEVEFATLHNQDVVKAKGVFIGDTVVIRKAGDVIPEILGPVVDLRDGSEREFVMPAECPECGTALQPAKEGDIDLRCPNARACPAQIRERLFYLAGRKCLDIENFGYVAATALSQPLEPAEPPLKDEGDLFGLSIEQLLPIKSYVLDPDSGLPKRDPKTGEEKVVTFFANQKGEPKKNALAMLENIQAAKQRPLARIITGLSIRHVGPVAAEALAREFRSIDRIRDADETELAAVDGVGATIAASLKRWFAVDWHQQIIESWRAAGVRMEEEQTGEEGPRPLEGVTVVVTGTLQSHTRDGAKEALQNLGAKVTGSVSKKTGFVVVGDNPGSKYDKAMQLKVPVLDDDGFAVLLEQGPDAARAVAVTPPEEE, encoded by the coding sequence GTGGCTGGCGAACAGCACGCAGCGGCATCCGAGGTGCCCGCAGCGGCGCGGGAGAAGCACGCGCAGCTCGCTGAGCAGGTCGAGGAGCATCGCTTCCGGTACTACGTGAAGGACGCCCCGGTCGTCAGCGACGCGGAGTTCGACAGGCTGCTGCGCTCCCTGGAGGCGCTGGAGGACGAGCACCCCGAGCTGCGCACCCCCGATTCGCCGACCCAGAAGGTCGCCGGGGCGTACGCCACGGAGTTCACCGAGGTGGAGCACCGCGAGCGGATGCTCTCGCTCGACAACGCCTTCGACGACGAGGAGTTGGCGGCCTGGGCCGAGCGGATCGCCGGCGAGCTGGGCGGCGCCCCGGCGAGCGCCGGCTACCACTTCCTGTGCGAGCTGAAGGTGGACGGCCTCGCCGTCAACCTCACCTACGAGCAGGGCCGGCTGACCCGCGCCGCCACCCGCGGCGACGGCCGCACGGGCGAGGACATCACCCCCAACGTCCGCACGATCGCCGAGATCCCGCACCGTCTCAGGGGCGACCGGATTCCGGATCTGGTCGAGGTGCGCGGGGAGGTCTACTTCCCGATGGAGAAATTCCTGGAGCTCAACGAACGGCTGGTGGCCGAGGGCAAGCCGCCGTTCGCCAACCCCCGTAACGCCGCGGCCGGTTCGCTGCGCCAGAAGGACCCCAAGGTCACGGCCGGCCGCCCGCTGCACATGGTCGTCCACGGCGTCGGCGCCCGTGAGGGCCTGGAGATCGACCGCCAGTCGGCGGCCTACGACCTGCTGAAGGCGTGGGGCCTGCCGACGGCCGCGCACAACAGGGTCGTCGACTCCCTGGAGGCGGTCCGCGCCTTCATCGGCCACTACGGCGACGCCGAGACCCGCCGTACGGCCGTCGAGCACGAGATCGACGGCGTGGTCGTCAAGCTGGACGAGATCCGGCTGCAGGGGCGGCTGGGCTCGACCTCGCGGGCGCCGCGCTGGGCGATCGCCTGGAAGTACCCGCCGGAGGAGGTCAACACCAAGCTCGTCGACATCCGCGTCGGCGTCGGCCGTACGGGCCGGGTCACGCCCTACGCCGTCGTGGAGCCGGTGACGGTGGCCGGGTCCGAGGTGGAGTTCGCCACCCTGCACAACCAGGACGTGGTCAAGGCCAAGGGCGTGTTCATCGGGGACACCGTCGTGATCCGCAAGGCCGGTGACGTCATCCCGGAGATCCTCGGCCCGGTCGTCGACCTCCGGGACGGCAGCGAGCGGGAGTTCGTGATGCCGGCCGAGTGCCCCGAGTGCGGGACGGCGCTGCAGCCCGCCAAGGAGGGCGACATCGACCTGCGGTGCCCCAACGCCCGCGCCTGCCCCGCCCAGATCCGCGAGCGGCTGTTCTACCTGGCCGGCCGCAAGTGCCTGGACATCGAGAACTTCGGCTATGTCGCGGCGACGGCGCTCAGCCAGCCGCTGGAGCCCGCGGAGCCGCCGCTGAAGGACGAGGGCGATCTTTTCGGCCTCTCCATCGAACAGCTGCTGCCCATCAAGTCGTACGTCCTCGACCCCGACTCCGGTCTGCCCAAGCGCGATCCGAAGACCGGCGAGGAGAAGGTCGTCACCTTCTTCGCCAACCAGAAGGGCGAGCCCAAGAAGAACGCCCTGGCCATGCTGGAGAACATCCAGGCGGCCAAGCAGCGCCCGCTGGCCCGGATCATCACGGGCCTGTCGATCCGGCACGTGGGCCCGGTGGCGGCCGAGGCGCTGGCGCGGGAGTTCCGTTCGATCGACCGCATCCGGGACGCGGACGAGACGGAGCTGGCCGCCGTCGACGGCGTCGGCGCCACCATCGCCGCCTCCCTGAAGCGGTGGTTCGCCGTGGACTGGCACCAGCAGATCATCGAGAGCTGGCGGGCCGCCGGCGTCCGGATGGAAGAGGAGCAAACGGGTGAGGAGGGCCCGCGTCCCCTCGAAGGCGTCACCGTCGTCGTAACGGGCACACTTCAGTCACACACCAGAGATGGCGCGAAAGAGGCCCTCCAGAACCTCGGAGCGAAGGTGACCGGTTCCGTTTCGAAGAAGACCGGATTCGTAGTTGTGGGTGACAACCCGGGTTCGAAGTACGACAAGGCCATGCAGTTGAAGGTCCCCGTGCTGGACGATGATGGCTTCGCGGTGCTGCTGGAGCAGGGTCCGGACGCAGCGCGAGCGGTAGCTGTCACTCCGCCTGAGGAGGAGTGA
- a CDS encoding methionine synthase: protein MSENSTQKWAAGAATGVGSMPGGDAREAAKTVTGSLEGFPYLPELPARGPGADMIGRTLGMLVEVYGHVEPSGWRISDRPGRDTRRAHSWLGEDLDALEEFTQGYQGALKVSAVGPWTLATALEMRNGEAALSDPGACRDLAASLAEGLRGHLADVRRRVPGAQVVLQLDEPSLTAVLQGRVKTASGYRTHRAVDRAVVEGALRDLVAVAEGGPVAVHSCAPAVPFALLRRAGASGISFDFSLLTEREEEAIGEAVEGGTTLFTGVVPGVDGPLSDPAGSVMGVRTLWRRLGLAPGTLSESVVVTPSCGLAGASPAYARSALAHCARAARSLADNPE, encoded by the coding sequence GTGAGTGAGAACAGCACGCAGAAGTGGGCCGCGGGCGCGGCGACCGGTGTCGGGTCGATGCCGGGCGGTGACGCGCGGGAGGCGGCGAAGACCGTCACCGGATCACTGGAGGGCTTTCCGTACCTGCCGGAGCTCCCGGCCCGGGGGCCCGGCGCCGACATGATCGGGCGGACGCTGGGGATGCTCGTCGAGGTCTACGGCCATGTGGAGCCCAGCGGCTGGCGGATCAGCGACCGGCCGGGCCGCGACACCCGGCGCGCCCACTCCTGGCTCGGCGAGGATCTCGACGCCCTGGAGGAGTTCACCCAGGGCTACCAGGGGGCGCTGAAGGTCTCCGCGGTCGGCCCGTGGACCCTGGCCACCGCGCTGGAGATGCGCAACGGCGAGGCGGCGCTCAGCGATCCGGGGGCGTGCCGGGACCTCGCCGCGTCCCTGGCGGAGGGGCTGCGCGGCCATCTCGCGGACGTACGGCGGCGGGTGCCGGGCGCCCAGGTGGTGCTGCAGCTCGACGAGCCGTCGCTCACGGCGGTGCTCCAGGGGCGGGTGAAGACCGCGAGCGGCTACCGCACCCACCGCGCCGTGGACCGGGCGGTAGTCGAGGGCGCGCTGCGCGATCTCGTCGCGGTGGCGGAGGGCGGCCCCGTGGCCGTCCACTCGTGCGCGCCCGCGGTGCCGTTCGCTCTGCTGCGGCGGGCCGGTGCCTCGGGTATCTCGTTCGATTTCTCCCTGCTCACCGAGCGTGAGGAGGAGGCGATCGGCGAGGCCGTCGAGGGCGGGACGACGCTGTTCACCGGTGTGGTGCCGGGCGTGGACGGTCCATTGTCAGACCCTGCCGGTAGCGTCATGGGTGTCAGGACGCTGTGGCGCAGGCTGGGGCTGGCACCGGGGACTCTCAGCGAGTCCGTGGTCGTCACGCCCTCGTGCGGACTCGCGGGCGCTTCGCCCGCATATGCCCGTTCGGCGCTCGCCCACTGCGCCCGGGCGGCGAGATCACTCGCAGACAACCCTGAGTGA
- a CDS encoding MFS transporter: MIIEKRATRAAASPVRAGGDSPAPRPHPRSGLQLLVLALGFVMASLDTGIMNVAAGDLRARLGLTMSGLTWVVDGYVLAFAALLLLAGSLAKRFGARRIYLVGLAVFTAASLLGAAAPDGTALVAARFTQGAGAALFMPSSLSLLMHAFPEPARRARILGIWSAIVSTSVGLAPTLGGLLVGAFGWRSIFLVNLPIGVVGLLLTRRVVAAVPARGTALGGSGHVLGLLALGSLSYALIEGPAQGWSAPPVLGAAGVAVLATAGFVLRERAARVPVLPVALFADSGFTAANAVGFLFNFAFYGVLFVLGLFLQSARGASPVAAGLQMLPAVLVLPFGNILYARFGPRVGNRAALTASLALSAAGYALLFLILSPGLPYWVLAVVLAVGNLGGGVSSPAMTGVLMAAAGREHADIGSATLNANRQIGSLVGIAGMGAVLAGAGGGHRGAAWAFALAAGALAVAAVVGRLGIRTRA; this comes from the coding sequence ATGATCATTGAGAAGCGCGCGACCCGTGCGGCCGCGAGCCCGGTCCGAGCCGGTGGCGACTCCCCGGCGCCCCGGCCGCACCCCCGCAGCGGCCTCCAACTCCTCGTCCTGGCACTCGGGTTCGTGATGGCGAGCCTCGACACCGGCATCATGAACGTCGCCGCGGGAGACCTGCGGGCCCGGCTCGGGCTGACCATGTCCGGCCTCACCTGGGTCGTCGACGGCTATGTCCTCGCCTTCGCCGCGCTGCTGCTGCTCGCGGGCTCGCTGGCGAAGCGTTTCGGCGCCCGCCGGATCTACCTCGTCGGGCTCGCCGTGTTCACCGCCGCGTCCCTGCTGGGCGCCGCCGCTCCGGACGGCACCGCCCTGGTGGCCGCCCGCTTCACCCAGGGCGCGGGCGCGGCGCTCTTCATGCCGAGCTCGCTGTCGTTGCTGATGCACGCCTTCCCGGAGCCGGCCCGCCGGGCGAGGATCCTCGGCATCTGGTCGGCGATCGTCTCCACCTCCGTCGGGCTGGCACCGACCCTCGGCGGCCTCCTGGTGGGCGCGTTCGGCTGGCGCAGCATCTTCCTCGTCAACCTCCCCATCGGAGTGGTGGGCCTGCTGCTCACCCGGCGGGTCGTCGCGGCCGTCCCGGCGCGCGGCACGGCGCTCGGCGGCAGCGGTCACGTCCTGGGACTGCTCGCCCTCGGGTCGCTGAGCTACGCGCTCATCGAGGGGCCCGCCCAGGGCTGGTCCGCCCCGCCGGTCCTGGGGGCGGCCGGGGTCGCGGTACTGGCGACGGCCGGATTCGTCCTGCGCGAGCGGGCCGCCCGCGTCCCGGTCCTGCCGGTCGCGCTCTTCGCGGACAGCGGCTTCACCGCGGCCAATGCGGTCGGCTTCCTCTTCAACTTCGCCTTCTACGGGGTGCTGTTCGTCCTCGGCCTCTTCCTGCAGAGCGCGCGCGGCGCGAGCCCCGTGGCGGCGGGGCTGCAGATGCTGCCGGCCGTGCTGGTCCTCCCGTTCGGCAACATCCTCTATGCCCGGTTCGGGCCGCGGGTCGGCAACCGGGCCGCGCTGACCGCCTCTCTGGCGCTCTCCGCCGCGGGCTACGCCCTGCTGTTCCTGATCCTCTCGCCCGGCCTGCCGTACTGGGTGCTCGCGGTGGTGCTGGCGGTCGGCAACCTCGGCGGCGGGGTCAGCTCCCCGGCGATGACCGGAGTGCTGATGGCGGCCGCGGGCCGCGAGCACGCCGACATCGGCAGCGCCACCCTCAACGCCAACCGCCAGATCGGCTCCCTGGTCGGCATCGCGGGCATGGGCGCGGTGCTGGCGGGCGCGGGCGGCGGCCACCGGGGTGCCGCCTGGGCCTTCGCGCTGGCCGCGGGCGCGCTGGCCGTCGCCGCGGTGGTCGGCCGGCTGGGCATCCGCACCCGGGCGTGA
- a CDS encoding MarR family winged helix-turn-helix transcriptional regulator: MTELSRRLDAHQRGRIAELDLTPTQAKALEELGEPKTARELAGVLCCEPPNVTYVISKLEKQGMVVRRPHPLDGRAKQLVLTDAGRELRLDLLRRMGTASPLDHLSHEERAALRDGLLKALGRGA, translated from the coding sequence GTGACGGAACTGAGCCGTCGCCTCGACGCCCATCAGCGCGGCCGGATCGCCGAACTCGATCTGACGCCGACGCAGGCCAAGGCGCTGGAGGAGCTCGGCGAGCCGAAGACCGCGCGCGAGCTGGCCGGGGTGCTGTGCTGCGAGCCGCCGAATGTCACCTATGTCATCTCCAAGCTGGAGAAACAGGGCATGGTCGTGCGCCGGCCGCACCCCTTGGACGGGCGGGCCAAGCAGCTCGTACTCACCGACGCGGGGCGGGAGTTGCGGCTGGATCTGCTGCGACGGATGGGGACCGCCTCGCCCCTCGACCACCTCTCGCACGAGGAGCGCGCCGCGCTGCGCGACGGCCTGCTGAAGGCGCTGGGACGGGGCGCCTGA
- a CDS encoding SDR family oxidoreductase gives MGTHLITGAGSGIGAAVARRLAERGEDLWLLARNAVRAKELAAQFPGARTLVGDLDHPEKLSWAFGQQPLPDRIDSLVHSAGVIELGTVGDLPAKSWQRQLAANLVAPAELTRLLLPLVRVAQGHVVFVNSGAGLHANPQWGAYAASKHGLKALADSLRGEEHDNGVRVTSVYPGRTATPMQASTHQQEGKEYDASRWIDPESVATAIITAIDLPRDAEINDVSVRPGR, from the coding sequence ATGGGTACGCACTTGATCACGGGCGCAGGGTCGGGCATCGGAGCGGCGGTCGCACGGCGGCTGGCGGAGCGCGGAGAGGACCTGTGGCTGCTGGCCCGCAACGCGGTCCGGGCCAAGGAACTGGCCGCGCAGTTCCCCGGCGCCCGGACGCTCGTGGGTGACCTCGACCACCCCGAGAAGCTGTCCTGGGCCTTCGGGCAGCAGCCGCTGCCGGACCGTATCGACTCCCTGGTGCACAGCGCCGGCGTCATCGAGCTGGGCACGGTCGGCGACCTGCCGGCCAAGTCCTGGCAGCGGCAGCTCGCCGCCAACCTGGTCGCGCCCGCCGAGCTCACCCGGCTGCTGCTGCCGCTGGTGCGGGTCGCCCAGGGGCATGTGGTCTTCGTCAACTCCGGCGCGGGGCTCCACGCGAACCCCCAGTGGGGCGCGTACGCGGCGAGCAAGCACGGCCTCAAGGCGCTGGCCGACTCGCTGCGGGGCGAGGAGCACGACAACGGCGTCCGGGTGACCTCGGTCTACCCGGGGCGGACGGCCACGCCGATGCAGGCGAGCACCCACCAGCAGGAGGGCAAGGAGTACGACGCGTCCCGCTGGATCGACCCGGAGTCGGTCGCGACGGCCATCATCACCGCCATCGACCTGCCGCGCGATGCGGAGATCAACGATGTGTCGGTGCGGCCGGGGCGCTGA
- a CDS encoding LOG family protein, producing MNICVFCSAADLDDRYVVPARRFAELIGKGGHALVWGGSDTGLMKVMADGVQEAGGKLIGVSVEFLAHKAREGADEMVVTKDLAERKAQMLARADAVVVMVGGTGTLDEATEILELRKHGMHTKPVVLLNTAGFYDGLKEQFQRMESEGFLPIPLTDLVFFAADGVGALAYLEEKAGIRA from the coding sequence ATGAACATCTGCGTCTTCTGCTCCGCCGCCGACCTCGATGACCGCTACGTCGTTCCCGCCCGCCGGTTCGCCGAGCTGATCGGCAAGGGCGGGCACGCGCTGGTCTGGGGCGGCTCGGACACCGGCCTGATGAAGGTCATGGCCGACGGGGTGCAGGAGGCGGGCGGGAAGCTGATCGGCGTCTCCGTGGAGTTCCTCGCGCACAAGGCGCGCGAGGGCGCCGATGAGATGGTCGTCACCAAGGACCTCGCCGAGCGCAAGGCCCAGATGCTGGCCCGCGCCGACGCCGTCGTCGTGATGGTCGGGGGCACGGGCACGCTGGACGAGGCCACCGAGATCCTGGAACTGCGCAAGCACGGGATGCACACCAAGCCGGTGGTGCTGCTGAACACCGCGGGTTTCTACGACGGGTTGAAGGAGCAGTTCCAGCGGATGGAGTCGGAGGGGTTCCTGCCGATTCCGCTCACCGACCTGGTCTTCTTCGCGGCGGACGGCGTCGGCGCGCTCGCCTACCTGGAGGAGAAGGCGGGCATCCGGGCCTGA
- the gdhA gene encoding NADP-specific glutamate dehydrogenase, with the protein MSTVQSEVNPGIRRAGPASLYAELVRRNPGEPEFHQAALEVLETLEPVLTARPEFAEAKILERICEPERQIMFRVPWQDDSGAIHVNRGFRVEFNSALGPYKGGLRFHSSVNLGIVKFLGFEQIFKNSLTGLNIGGGKGGSDFDPHGKSDAEVMRFCQSFMTELHRHLGEHTDVPAGDIGVGGREIGYLFGQYRRITNRWESGVLTGKGLAWGGSKARTEATGYGNVLFTEEMLKQRGEELDGQQVVVSGSGNVAIYTIEKAQALGANVLTCSDSGGYVVDEKGIDLALLRQIKEVERGRISAYAERRGVSATYVPGGRVWDVACDVALPSATQNELDEDAARILVRNGVKAVSEGANMPTTPAAVTLLKEAGVAFGPGKAANAGGVATSALEMRQNSSREAWSFERTEGELATIMRAIHHRCYETAERFGLPGDYVAGANIAGFERVADAMLDQGLI; encoded by the coding sequence ATGTCGACTGTTCAATCTGAGGTCAATCCCGGTATTCGTCGGGCCGGGCCGGCATCTCTGTACGCCGAGCTGGTCCGGCGGAATCCCGGGGAGCCCGAGTTCCACCAGGCGGCGCTCGAGGTACTGGAGACGCTGGAGCCGGTGCTGACGGCGCGGCCGGAGTTCGCCGAGGCGAAGATCCTGGAGCGGATCTGCGAGCCGGAGCGGCAGATCATGTTCCGGGTCCCCTGGCAGGACGACTCCGGGGCGATTCATGTCAACCGGGGCTTCCGGGTGGAATTCAACAGCGCGCTCGGCCCGTACAAGGGCGGTCTGCGCTTCCACTCGTCCGTGAATCTGGGGATTGTGAAGTTCCTCGGATTCGAGCAGATCTTCAAGAATTCCCTGACCGGCCTGAACATCGGCGGCGGCAAGGGCGGCAGCGACTTCGACCCGCACGGCAAGTCGGACGCCGAGGTGATGCGCTTCTGCCAGTCGTTCATGACGGAGCTGCACCGCCACCTCGGCGAGCACACGGACGTACCGGCGGGCGACATCGGCGTCGGCGGCCGGGAGATCGGCTACCTCTTCGGCCAGTACCGGCGGATCACCAACCGCTGGGAGTCCGGTGTGCTGACCGGCAAGGGCCTGGCCTGGGGCGGCTCCAAGGCGCGTACGGAGGCCACCGGGTACGGCAATGTGCTGTTCACCGAGGAGATGCTCAAGCAGCGCGGCGAGGAGCTGGACGGGCAGCAGGTGGTGGTCTCCGGGTCCGGCAATGTCGCGATCTACACCATCGAGAAGGCCCAGGCGCTCGGCGCCAACGTGCTGACCTGCTCGGACTCCGGCGGCTATGTCGTCGACGAGAAGGGCATCGACCTGGCGCTGCTGCGGCAGATCAAGGAGGTCGAGCGCGGCCGGATCAGCGCGTACGCCGAGCGGCGCGGGGTGTCCGCCACGTACGTGCCCGGTGGGCGGGTGTGGGATGTCGCGTGCGATGTGGCGCTGCCGTCGGCGACCCAGAACGAGCTGGACGAGGACGCCGCCCGGATCCTGGTCCGTAACGGCGTCAAGGCGGTCTCCGAGGGCGCCAACATGCCGACCACCCCGGCGGCGGTGACGCTGCTCAAGGAGGCCGGGGTGGCCTTCGGCCCCGGCAAGGCCGCCAACGCGGGCGGTGTGGCGACCAGCGCGCTGGAGATGCGGCAGAACTCCTCGCGGGAGGCCTGGTCCTTCGAGCGCACGGAGGGCGAACTCGCGACGATCATGCGCGCCATCCACCACCGCTGCTACGAGACCGCGGAGCGCTTCGGGCTGCCCGGCGACTATGTGGCCGGTGCCAACATCGCCGGCTTCGAGCGGGTCGCCGACGCGATGCTGGACCAGGGACTGATCTGA
- a CDS encoding VC0807 family protein: MDRSRSESRRQQQRSQAAAEGKSPNPLAQTLLPLVLDLGVPLGSYYLLRSGFGLSEVAALGWSSVVPALRTVWGLVRGAGVNGLALVILVVNVVGLALSAMTGDPRLMLAKDSGVSSVVGISMIVSVYLGKPLMTAGLKPFVTKGKAERSAAWDRLMAGSVPFRRAERRFSLIWGTVLVVECVARVIGAYTVPVHTMVWLGSVLAVVAILLAMVLAGGSCAEPMERMVNAEAERAAGHEDDAAGADATAVEPSAVTAAPVASVASAAPVVTAAPAVTAATGR; this comes from the coding sequence GTGGACCGGAGCCGGAGCGAGAGCCGACGTCAGCAGCAGCGGAGTCAGGCGGCGGCGGAGGGCAAGAGCCCCAACCCGCTGGCGCAGACCCTGCTGCCGCTCGTCCTGGACCTGGGGGTTCCGCTGGGGTCGTACTACCTCCTCAGGAGCGGGTTCGGGCTGAGCGAGGTCGCGGCGCTGGGCTGGAGCAGCGTGGTGCCGGCGCTGCGCACGGTCTGGGGCCTGGTCCGGGGCGCCGGGGTCAACGGCCTCGCCCTGGTGATCCTCGTCGTCAACGTCGTGGGCCTGGCCCTGAGCGCGATGACCGGCGATCCGCGGCTGATGCTCGCCAAGGACAGCGGGGTGAGCAGCGTCGTCGGCATATCGATGATCGTCTCCGTGTACCTGGGCAAGCCCCTGATGACCGCCGGCCTCAAGCCGTTCGTGACGAAGGGGAAGGCCGAGCGGAGCGCCGCCTGGGACCGGCTGATGGCCGGGTCCGTCCCCTTCCGGCGCGCCGAGCGGAGGTTCTCGCTGATATGGGGAACCGTGCTGGTGGTCGAGTGCGTGGCGCGGGTGATCGGCGCCTACACCGTCCCGGTCCACACCATGGTCTGGCTGGGGTCCGTCCTGGCGGTGGTCGCCATCCTGCTGGCGATGGTCCTCGCCGGAGGCAGCTGCGCCGAGCCGATGGAACGGATGGTCAACGCCGAGGCGGAACGCGCCGCCGGCCACGAGGACGATGCGGCGGGCGCGGATGCCACTGCTGTCGAGCCGTCGGCCGTGACAGCCGCACCGGTCGCATCGGTCGCATCGGCCGCACCGGTCGTGACAGCCGCACCGGCCGTGACCGCGGCGACGGGACGCTGA
- a CDS encoding TlpA family protein disulfide reductase: protein MRTPTRLIVLSLAALTVVAVGVGVLVGRDDPDGRRGYHQGKDGVLTIEAHRRPRAPDLTGSGLDGKPLSLAAYKGKAVLVNGWASWCGPCRAETPLLVRTHNTLRARGVVVVGLDQDDSAANGRAFAGEFHMSYPSLLDSGGKQALKLPKGVLNTQGLPFTFAVDPRGRIAAAASGQLDAHKIDALVKAAQAGTAPPARTP, encoded by the coding sequence GTGAGAACCCCGACCCGGCTCATCGTTCTGTCCCTGGCCGCGCTCACGGTCGTTGCCGTCGGCGTCGGCGTGCTCGTGGGGCGTGACGATCCCGACGGCCGAAGGGGCTACCACCAGGGCAAGGACGGCGTCCTGACCATCGAGGCCCACCGGCGGCCGCGGGCCCCGGACCTGACCGGCAGCGGCCTGGACGGCAAACCCCTCAGCCTGGCCGCCTACAAGGGCAAGGCGGTCCTGGTCAACGGCTGGGCGTCGTGGTGCGGGCCCTGCCGTGCGGAGACCCCGCTCCTGGTCAGGACCCACAACACACTGCGGGCGCGCGGGGTCGTGGTGGTCGGGCTGGATCAGGACGACTCGGCCGCCAACGGGCGTGCCTTCGCGGGTGAGTTCCACATGAGCTACCCCAGCCTCCTGGACTCCGGCGGCAAGCAGGCCCTCAAGCTCCCCAAGGGCGTCCTGAACACCCAGGGCCTCCCGTTCACCTTCGCCGTCGACCCGCGCGGGAGGATCGCTGCCGCCGCCTCCGGCCAGCTCGACGCGCACAAGATCGACGCCTTGGTGAAGGCCGCTCAGGCCGGTACCGCCCCGCCCGCCCGCACTCCCTGA
- a CDS encoding DUF3515 family protein, whose amino-acid sequence MPPSTRRSRRTRLLVGAAVVLAAAASVVAYESVSSPTFGLDAAPGAGSAACARIADGYPDEIAGAGRTSTGLAGAAAWGDGAVVARCGLDKPLPTKEACAQVDGVDWVWRTSPDDDGRTLLVTYGRSPAVEVRIDTRRAAPDAVLIDLSRLVKPLRQDHRCLSRDDVAPPPGPGPKTMPHHEHDDDHEDDDHRDHDDRADPAPGRGGAVR is encoded by the coding sequence ATGCCCCCGTCCACCCGGCGCAGCCGCCGCACCCGTCTTCTCGTCGGCGCCGCCGTCGTCCTCGCCGCCGCGGCCTCCGTCGTGGCGTACGAGAGCGTCAGCTCGCCCACCTTCGGCCTCGACGCCGCACCGGGGGCCGGGTCCGCCGCGTGTGCCCGGATCGCCGACGGCTACCCGGACGAGATCGCCGGCGCGGGCCGCACGTCCACCGGCCTGGCAGGTGCCGCCGCCTGGGGAGACGGCGCGGTCGTCGCGCGCTGCGGCCTGGACAAGCCGCTGCCCACCAAGGAGGCGTGCGCGCAGGTCGACGGCGTGGACTGGGTCTGGCGCACGTCCCCGGACGACGACGGCAGGACCCTCCTGGTCACCTACGGACGCAGCCCGGCCGTCGAGGTGCGCATCGACACCCGCCGTGCGGCCCCCGACGCGGTCCTGATCGACCTGAGCCGCCTCGTCAAACCCCTCCGCCAGGACCACCGGTGCCTCAGCCGTGACGACGTCGCCCCGCCGCCGGGCCCCGGCCCGAAAACGATGCCGCACCATGAGCACGACGACGACCACGAGGACGACGACCACCGGGATCATGACGACCGCGCCGACCCGGCGCCCGGCCGGGGCGGCGCCGTGCGGTGA